A genomic segment from Micropterus dolomieu isolate WLL.071019.BEF.003 ecotype Adirondacks linkage group LG03, ASM2129224v1, whole genome shotgun sequence encodes:
- the pitpnc1b gene encoding cytoplasmic phosphatidylinositol transfer protein 1b, producing MLMKEYRICMPLTVDEYRIGQLYMISKHSCEQSGGGEGVEVVRNESDTHPQHGLGQLTEKRIHLSSKLPSWVKAFVPRIFYVTEKAWNFYPYTITEYSVSFLPKFSIRIETRFENNNGDNDNVFGDMPTPAENVSFLDILSDPIPEKHHKDSEDLSRWQSNKTGRGPLEKGWRDNHKPIMCSYKRVQCSFEVYGLQTRTEEFIHKNIRDILLVGHKQAVAWLDEWHGMSLEEVREYEQTMQEKTNSKVKSSQNNTGPPAASRTSFFRSISVTDERCLKKMGVTTVAMSDPSASSVPPSPMRHNSNPE from the exons ATGTTGATGAAAGAGTACCGCATATGTATGCCACTTACTGTGGATGAG TACAGGATTGGGCAGCTTTACATGATCAGTAAGCACAGCTGTGAGCAGAGTGGTGGGGGAGAAGGGGTGGAGGTGGTGAGGAACGAGTCAGATACTCACCCCCAGCACGGCCTGGGACAGCTGACCGAGAAGCGAATCCACCTCAGCAG CAAACTGCCATCCTGGGTGAAAGCATTTGTCCCACGAATCTTCTACGTGACAGAAAAGGCCTGGAACTTCTACCCATACACCatcacag AATACTCA GTGTCATTCCTCCCCAAGTTCAGCATCCGTATTGAGACGAGATTCGAGAACAACAACGGTGATAACGACAAC GTGTTTGGGGACATGCCGACCCCAGCAGAGAATGTGAGTTTCCTGGATATCCTTAGTGACCCCATCCCTGAAAAACACCACAAAGACTCAGAG GACCTGAGTCGCTGGCAGTCAAATAAAACTGGCCGAGGGCCTCTGGAGAAAGGCTGGAGAGACAACCACAAGCCCATTATGTGCTCCTATAAGAGGGTGCAGTGCAGCTTCGAGGTGTACGGCTTACAGACCAGGACTGAGGAGTTCATACACAAA AACATCCGGGACATTCTTCTGGTTGGCCATAAGCAAGCAGTAGCATGGCTAGACGAATGGCACG GGATGAGTTTGGAGGAGGTGAGAGAGTACGAGCAGACGATGCAAGAGAAGACCAACAGCAAAGTCAAATCCAGCCAGAACAACACAG GGCCACCGGCTGCCTCTCGTACTTCATTCTTCCGCTCCATCTCGGTGACAGATGAGCGTTGCCTGAAGAAGATGGGAGTGACGACTGTGGCCATGTCTGACCCCTCTGCCTCCTCTGTGCCACCCAGTCCCATGCGCCACAACTCCAACCCTGAATGA